The sequence ACCGACGTCACGCGACGGAGGACGTCGTCGCCCTGTTTGACCCGGTTCTGGAACAGCGCCACGTCGGCGTTGTCCATGAACGTCTCGGGGACGTTGATGGGGTCACCGGTAAATCGCTGGATCATCGAGACGATGTCGCTCGCGTGGAACGTCAGCATCACTGGATGGCCGGTCTGGGCCGCCTGGAACGCCATCCGACCCTCCTCACCACGAACCTCACCCACGACGATGTATTCGGGACGGGACCGCAGCGCGGCCTCGACGAGGTTGAACATGTCGACGTCCGCGCTGTCTTCACTCCGGCTCTCTCGAGTCAGCAGCTGCTGCCAGGTGTCGTGTGGCGGCAGCACCTCTGCGGTGTCTTCTGCGGTGTAGATCTTCGAATCCCGCGGGATGAACGACATGATGCTGTTGAGCGTCGTCGTCTTCCCGGACGCCGTCTCGCCGACGACGAACACCGTTCGCTCGTTCTCGAGACAGAGCCAGAGGTAGGCAGCCAGTTCGGGCGAGAGCGTCCCCCAGTTCGTAATCTGACACACCGACAGCGGCACCTCGTCACCCTGACGGATCGTCAGCGAGGGCCCTTTGACACTCACGTCGTCGCTGTAGATGACGTTCAGACGCGAGCCGTCCGGCAGCGTCGAGTCGATGATCGGCTCGGCGTCGGTCATCGGGTTGCCGATCCGCTCACCCATGTTCGAGAGCCAGTTGTCGAACTCTTCGGGCGTCCCGAAGTCAACCGTCGTCTCGATCAGGCCGTAGACGCCGTGATCGACGTAACACTCGCTCGGACCGATCACGTGAATGTCCTCGTTCGCCGGGTCACGCATGACCGGTTCCAGCGGCCCGAGTCCGACGATGTCACGGTTCAGGCGATACCGGAGGTTCTCGTACGTTTCCCTCGAGACTTCCTGGATGTTCGGATGAAACTTGATCTTCAGTTGCTCGACGATGTTCTCGACGTCGTCGCCCTTGATGTGGGTCGTTTCGTCGAGCAGTTCTTCGATCCGGTCGTCGTACTCCGCTTCCTTCTCGGGTGCTTTCTTCGTCGCGCTCTTTCGCAACAGCGAGTCTTTGACCTTCTCGAAGACGAGGTGTTCTTCCTCCGAGAGCGTCGGTTCGACGGCGAAGTACTGCATCTTCGTCCCGACGTCGCCGTAGATGTGACTGTAGATCGGCCCACCGACCGGATACAGGATGTTGGGGTGGGGCGATTCGTACTCGGCAGTCGGCTCGTCGACCAGAACTGGAAACTCACCGGTGATCTGCCTGAACTTCTTCAGGTGCTCACGCAGGTGTGGTCGACGTGCCGCCAGTTCCTGAAGCTCGTCCGACGGCT is a genomic window of Natrarchaeobaculum aegyptiacum containing:
- a CDS encoding type II/IV secretion system ATPase subunit; protein product: MTEMGTPKPSDELQELAARRPHLREHLKKFRQITGEFPVLVDEPTAEYESPHPNILYPVGGPIYSHIYGDVGTKMQYFAVEPTLSEEEHLVFEKVKDSLLRKSATKKAPEKEAEYDDRIEELLDETTHIKGDDVENIVEQLKIKFHPNIQEVSRETYENLRYRLNRDIVGLGPLEPVMRDPANEDIHVIGPSECYVDHGVYGLIETTVDFGTPEEFDNWLSNMGERIGNPMTDAEPIIDSTLPDGSRLNVIYSDDVSVKGPSLTIRQGDEVPLSVCQITNWGTLSPELAAYLWLCLENERTVFVVGETASGKTTTLNSIMSFIPRDSKIYTAEDTAEVLPPHDTWQQLLTRESRSEDSADVDMFNLVEAALRSRPEYIVVGEVRGEEGRMAFQAAQTGHPVMLTFHASDIVSMIQRFTGDPINVPETFMDNADVALFQNRVKQGDDVLRRVTSVQEIEGYSEEMDGVVTRQVFYWDPVEDEIVFQGMNNSYVLEEQIATLLGYADTRDIYDDLRFRADIIERMIQENILEYHEVNAAIDSFQRDGVEGLPFHIKRPE